A genomic segment from uncultured Alistipes sp. encodes:
- a CDS encoding DUF5689 domain-containing protein, which produces MKTIVSVSLLLLAACNTATEPEFQETPQASQLSIAGLKALCDGRSALRISQDATIRGQVVANDLYGEFSREIILQDDSGGIAIAVEGDPLADRFPFGARVEVRCNGLVLTDYGGKVGLGTEPGEYGSGVIPQEEIERYFHFPGTDVEMPRSVPLAFEEVGSQHIDTRVRFEGVRFVEAGKPWCDTDPETGRTVTTEREIMDANGMRFLVRTLENCDYAKEPLPAGSGTLGGVIDYFGGKYALRVTFREVVFSDETAATAR; this is translated from the coding sequence ATGAAAACGATTGTATCCGTTAGCCTGCTGCTCCTCGCCGCCTGCAACACCGCAACCGAGCCCGAATTTCAGGAAACACCCCAGGCGTCGCAACTTTCGATCGCCGGGCTCAAGGCCTTGTGCGACGGTCGGTCCGCTCTCCGGATCTCGCAGGATGCAACCATTCGCGGGCAGGTCGTCGCCAATGACCTCTACGGTGAATTCTCCCGCGAAATCATCCTCCAGGACGACAGCGGAGGCATTGCCATCGCCGTCGAAGGGGATCCGCTGGCAGACCGGTTCCCGTTCGGCGCACGGGTGGAGGTGCGATGCAACGGGCTCGTGCTCACCGACTACGGCGGAAAGGTCGGTCTCGGAACAGAACCCGGCGAATACGGCAGCGGAGTGATTCCGCAGGAGGAGATCGAACGCTATTTTCATTTTCCCGGCACGGATGTCGAGATGCCCCGCAGCGTTCCGCTCGCGTTCGAAGAGGTCGGGAGCCAGCACATCGACACCCGGGTGCGGTTCGAAGGTGTCCGGTTCGTCGAGGCGGGGAAGCCGTGGTGCGACACCGACCCCGAAACCGGACGAACCGTAACCACCGAACGTGAAATCATGGATGCAAACGGAATGCGGTTTCTCGTGAGAACACTCGAAAACTGCGACTATGCCAAGGAACCCCTGCCCGCAGGAAGCGGGACGCTGGGTGGAGTGATCGACTATTTCGGCGGGAAATATGCACTGCGCGTCACCTTTCGGGAGGTGGTATTTTCCGACGAGACGGCGGCAACCGCCCGATAG
- a CDS encoding DUF5606 domain-containing protein, producing MELKEILAISGQPGLYKYVAQSTRGVIVESLLDGRRMNASSNARVSALSEISMFTEGDDIALADVFTRIYAHTGGQPAIDPKSSPEALKAAFAEVLPEYDRDRVHVSDIKKCFSWYNLLVSVGFTEFKLPGEDAAAGEEK from the coding sequence ATGGAACTGAAAGAGATTCTGGCCATTTCGGGCCAACCCGGTTTGTATAAATACGTAGCGCAGTCGACGCGGGGAGTGATTGTTGAGTCGCTGTTGGACGGGCGTCGGATGAACGCCTCGTCGAATGCCCGTGTGAGTGCGCTGTCTGAGATTTCGATGTTCACCGAGGGGGATGACATTGCGCTGGCGGATGTCTTCACGCGGATCTACGCACATACGGGCGGGCAGCCGGCCATCGATCCGAAGTCGAGCCCCGAGGCGTTGAAGGCGGCCTTTGCGGAGGTTCTTCCGGAGTACGACCGGGACCGGGTTCATGTTTCGGACATCAAGAAATGCTTCTCGTGGTATAACCTGCTGGTGAGCGTGGGCTTCACGGAGTTCAAGCTTCCGGGCGAGGATGCTGCCGCTGGGGAGGAGAAATAA
- a CDS encoding mechanosensitive ion channel family protein produces the protein MWTLFAADAPAAPLMLPDSVQKANFAEAVNRLMNLNFGEILHNLLSESLWIVVKIVIALVIYYLGRWILRRLIRLLDVAMERRNVDQSLRTFSRSSVRAVFMLLLLLIVVSTLGVNVTSLIAVASAATLAIGMALSGTAQNFAGGVMILLMKPYRVGDYISAQGQSGTVREIKLFSTVITTTDNQTIYIPNNSIATAIIDNYSTAELRRVDWTIGISYGDDVDTARAAVLGMLKGDPRILPDPAPEVWVAALADSSVNLTVRVWTRNEDYWNVLFEYNERYYKELPKAGINFPFPQMDVHVKND, from the coding sequence ATGTGGACACTATTTGCCGCCGATGCTCCCGCAGCTCCGCTCATGCTTCCCGACAGCGTGCAGAAGGCGAACTTCGCCGAAGCGGTCAACCGCCTGATGAATCTGAATTTCGGAGAGATTCTCCACAATCTGCTGTCGGAGTCGCTGTGGATTGTCGTCAAGATCGTGATAGCCCTGGTCATCTACTACCTTGGGCGATGGATCCTGCGTCGTCTGATCCGGCTGCTGGACGTAGCGATGGAGCGCCGGAACGTGGACCAGTCGTTGCGGACCTTTTCGCGGAGTTCGGTACGAGCGGTATTCATGCTGCTGCTGCTCCTGATCGTGGTATCGACGCTGGGCGTGAACGTGACGTCGCTGATTGCGGTTGCCTCGGCTGCGACGCTGGCCATCGGTATGGCGTTGAGCGGCACGGCTCAGAACTTTGCGGGCGGGGTTATGATCCTTCTGATGAAGCCCTACCGGGTCGGGGACTATATTTCGGCGCAGGGACAGTCGGGCACGGTGCGCGAGATCAAGCTCTTCTCGACGGTGATCACGACGACGGACAACCAGACCATCTATATCCCGAACAACTCGATCGCGACGGCGATCATCGACAACTATTCGACTGCGGAACTCCGGCGTGTGGACTGGACGATCGGGATCTCCTACGGCGACGACGTGGATACGGCGCGGGCGGCAGTTCTGGGGATGCTGAAGGGCGATCCCCGGATCCTTCCGGACCCGGCACCTGAGGTGTGGGTTGCGGCGCTGGCGGACAGTTCGGTGAACCTGACGGTTCGGGTATGGACACGGAACGAGGATTACTGGAACGTCCTTTTCGAATATAACGAACGCTACTACAAGGAGCTTCCGAAGGCGGGGATCAACTTCCCGTTCCCGCAGATGGACGTTCACGTGAAAAACGATTAA
- the leuB gene encoding 3-isopropylmalate dehydrogenase, which translates to MEIKIALLPGDGIGPEIIAEAVKVLDRIAERFGHRITYTRALVGAAAIDAVGDPYPEETHRICLAADAVLFGAIGDPKYDNDPTSKVRPEQGLLRMRKSLGLFANLRPVTLFEALADRSPLRTEVVRGTDFICVRELTGGIYFGRPQGRDEDGRRAFDTCTYTVGEIERVLHVAFRLAMARRRRLTVVDKANVLETSRLWRETAQRLSGEYPEVKVDYMFVDNAAMQIIRQPTHFDVIVTENMFGDILTDEASVISGSLGMLSSASVGADVALFEPIHGSYPQAAGRNIANPMATILSAAMLLEHLGLDAEGRAVRDAVNAALAAGIVTEDLAAPEARRYTTSEVGDYVAAHV; encoded by the coding sequence ATGGAAATCAAGATTGCACTGTTGCCCGGTGACGGCATCGGCCCCGAAATCATCGCGGAGGCCGTGAAGGTGTTGGACCGGATTGCCGAACGTTTCGGCCATCGAATCACCTATACGCGGGCGCTGGTGGGCGCTGCGGCGATCGACGCCGTGGGCGACCCTTACCCGGAGGAGACGCACCGGATCTGCCTGGCGGCGGATGCGGTGCTGTTCGGGGCGATCGGGGACCCGAAGTACGACAACGACCCGACATCGAAGGTGCGTCCCGAACAGGGGCTGTTGCGGATGCGCAAGTCGCTGGGGCTGTTTGCGAATCTGCGTCCGGTGACGCTGTTCGAGGCGTTGGCTGACCGTTCTCCGCTGCGCACGGAGGTGGTGCGGGGCACGGACTTCATCTGCGTGCGGGAGTTGACGGGCGGCATCTATTTCGGGCGTCCGCAGGGACGCGACGAGGATGGCCGCCGGGCCTTCGACACCTGCACCTATACGGTCGGGGAGATCGAACGGGTGCTGCATGTGGCGTTCCGGCTGGCAATGGCGCGCCGCCGCCGGCTGACGGTTGTCGACAAGGCGAACGTGCTGGAGACTTCGCGGCTGTGGCGGGAGACGGCGCAGCGCCTGTCGGGCGAATACCCGGAGGTGAAGGTGGACTACATGTTCGTGGACAACGCGGCGATGCAGATCATCCGCCAGCCGACGCATTTCGACGTGATCGTCACGGAGAACATGTTCGGGGACATCCTGACCGACGAGGCGAGTGTCATCAGCGGGTCGCTGGGGATGCTATCGTCGGCGAGTGTCGGGGCTGATGTGGCCCTGTTCGAGCCGATCCACGGGTCGTATCCGCAGGCTGCGGGGAGGAATATCGCCAATCCGATGGCGACGATCCTCTCGGCGGCGATGCTGCTCGAACACCTGGGTCTCGACGCCGAGGGCCGTGCGGTCCGCGATGCGGTGAATGCGGCGCTTGCCGCGGGGATTGTCACCGAGGATCTGGCGGCTCCCGAAGCGCGGCGTTATACGACCTCGGAGGTGGGCGACTACGTCGCGGCGCACGTGTAG
- a CDS encoding methylglyoxal synthase, translated as MESRMKRVLALVAHDNMKRDLAEWVDWNSDKLGRHHLVCTGTTGKMVEKTLRAHHAEHEAADGTAPELEITLLKSGPLGGDQQLGSMIADGKIHALIFFWDPMSAQPHDVDVKALLRLATLYNVPTAVNRSSADFLISSPLFEDDDYRPEVKDYKAYIERVLQ; from the coding sequence ATGGAAAGTCGGATGAAACGGGTTCTGGCGCTGGTTGCCCACGATAACATGAAGCGCGACCTGGCGGAGTGGGTGGACTGGAACAGCGACAAGCTGGGACGCCACCATCTGGTGTGTACGGGAACGACGGGCAAGATGGTTGAGAAGACGCTTCGCGCTCACCATGCGGAGCACGAGGCCGCGGATGGCACGGCTCCCGAGTTGGAGATCACGCTGCTGAAATCGGGTCCGTTGGGTGGTGACCAGCAGTTGGGGTCGATGATTGCCGACGGGAAGATCCATGCGCTGATCTTCTTCTGGGATCCGATGTCGGCGCAGCCGCACGATGTGGATGTGAAGGCTTTGCTTCGTCTGGCGACGCTTTACAACGTTCCGACGGCCGTCAACCGTTCTTCGGCGGACTTTCTGATCTCGTCGCCGCTGTTCGAGGACGACGACTACCGGCCGGAGGTGAAGGACTACAAGGCCTACATCGAACGGGTGCTGCAATAG
- the serB gene encoding phosphoserine phosphatase SerB, translating to MQNNVEIIQINISGEDKPGMTSSLTEILARYNAFILDIGQANIHQSLTLGILIKTTSDKSGNIMKELLFKATELGVMIRFTPISEEKYNDWVGRQGKNRYILTLLGRTVTARHIAEVTKVVTQHGLNIDAIKRLTGRMPLKEDNRAAKSCIELSVRGSLSDQERSTMHEAFMNLSEIGLDVSFQKDDIYRRSRRLICFDMDSTLIETEVIDELAERAGVGDQVREITASAMRGEIDFRESFTRRVALLKGLDESVMEEIAHNLPITEGLERMMTILKRVGYKTAILSGGFTYFGNYLRQKYGFDYVYANELEIENGKLTGRYVGEVVDGRRKAELLRLLCQFESINIEQSVAVGDGANDLPMLNLAGLGIAFHAKPKVKATARQAISTIGLDGILYFLGLKDSRIEA from the coding sequence ATGCAGAACAACGTCGAAATTATCCAGATAAACATATCCGGCGAAGACAAGCCCGGGATGACCTCTTCTCTCACGGAGATCCTCGCCCGATACAACGCATTCATCCTCGATATAGGACAGGCGAACATCCACCAGTCCCTCACCCTCGGAATCCTGATCAAAACGACATCCGACAAGTCCGGAAACATCATGAAGGAACTCCTATTCAAGGCTACGGAACTCGGGGTCATGATCCGCTTCACGCCCATCTCCGAGGAGAAATACAACGACTGGGTCGGAAGACAGGGTAAAAACAGATATATCCTTACGCTCCTCGGACGGACCGTTACCGCCCGCCATATCGCCGAAGTCACCAAGGTCGTCACTCAGCACGGACTCAATATCGACGCTATCAAACGTCTCACCGGCCGAATGCCCCTCAAGGAGGACAACCGGGCCGCAAAATCATGTATCGAACTCTCCGTCCGCGGGTCCCTGTCCGACCAGGAGAGAAGCACCATGCACGAGGCTTTCATGAACCTCTCCGAAATCGGGCTCGACGTTTCATTCCAAAAGGATGACATTTACCGCCGCAGCCGCCGGCTCATCTGCTTCGACATGGACTCCACGCTCATCGAAACCGAAGTCATCGACGAACTCGCAGAACGAGCCGGAGTCGGTGATCAGGTCCGCGAAATCACCGCAAGCGCCATGCGTGGAGAAATCGACTTCCGCGAAAGCTTCACCCGCCGCGTCGCGCTCCTCAAGGGCCTCGACGAATCCGTCATGGAGGAGATCGCACACAACCTCCCCATTACCGAGGGCCTCGAACGCATGATGACAATCCTCAAGCGTGTCGGATACAAGACCGCAATCCTCTCCGGAGGGTTCACCTACTTCGGGAACTACCTCCGCCAGAAATACGGTTTCGACTACGTATACGCAAACGAGCTCGAAATCGAAAACGGGAAACTCACCGGACGATACGTCGGGGAGGTCGTCGACGGACGGCGCAAGGCGGAACTTCTCCGCCTGCTCTGTCAGTTCGAGTCGATCAACATCGAACAGTCCGTGGCCGTCGGCGACGGGGCGAACGACCTCCCGATGCTCAACCTTGCGGGGCTCGGAATCGCATTCCATGCAAAACCCAAGGTCAAGGCTACGGCCCGTCAGGCCATCTCAACCATCGGGCTCGATGGAATCCTCTACTTCCTCGGTCTGAAGGATTCGAGAATCGAAGCCTGA
- the dusB gene encoding tRNA dihydrouridine synthase DusB: MKIADIDLGERPLLLAPMEDVTDPSFRYMCKRFGADVVYTEFISSDGLIRDAAKSLKKLEIDDAERPVGIQIYGHLIEPMVEAARMAEAAGPDIIDINFGCPVKKIAGRGAGSGMMRNPDLMVEMTRQIVRAVHTPVTVKTRLGWDNDSKNIEEIALRLQDVGIAALTIHGRTRAQMYRGEADWTLIGAVKNNPAIRIPIIGNGDVDSGPKAREMFDRYGVDGVMIGRATYGRPWIFREIKHFLATGEVLPQPSVTERVAIAKEHLRKSLEIKGPHVGILEMRRHLTTYFKGLPDFKPTRLRLVTSLDVDELSATLDYVAERWGGYDLSGVVPAPLSHDL, translated from the coding sequence ATGAAGATAGCCGACATAGACCTCGGAGAACGGCCCCTGCTGCTTGCTCCCATGGAGGATGTCACCGACCCCTCGTTCCGGTACATGTGCAAACGCTTCGGGGCCGATGTCGTCTACACCGAATTCATCTCTTCGGACGGACTGATCCGCGACGCTGCCAAGTCGCTCAAAAAACTCGAAATCGACGACGCAGAACGCCCCGTCGGCATTCAGATATACGGCCATCTGATCGAGCCCATGGTCGAGGCCGCACGCATGGCCGAAGCCGCCGGACCCGATATCATCGACATCAATTTCGGATGCCCCGTCAAGAAGATCGCCGGGCGCGGAGCCGGTTCCGGCATGATGCGCAACCCCGATCTCATGGTCGAAATGACCCGACAGATCGTCCGGGCCGTCCACACACCCGTCACGGTCAAAACCCGCCTCGGATGGGACAACGACTCGAAAAACATCGAGGAGATCGCCCTCCGCCTCCAGGACGTCGGGATCGCAGCACTCACCATTCACGGGCGAACCCGCGCCCAGATGTACCGCGGAGAGGCCGACTGGACCCTCATCGGCGCCGTCAAGAACAACCCCGCCATCCGCATCCCCATCATCGGGAACGGAGATGTCGATTCGGGTCCCAAGGCCCGCGAGATGTTCGACCGCTACGGCGTCGACGGCGTGATGATCGGCCGCGCCACCTACGGACGTCCCTGGATTTTCCGCGAAATCAAGCATTTCCTCGCTACGGGCGAGGTCCTGCCGCAGCCGTCGGTCACGGAACGCGTCGCCATCGCCAAGGAACACCTCCGCAAATCACTCGAAATCAAGGGCCCCCATGTCGGGATTCTCGAAATGAGGCGCCATCTCACCACCTACTTCAAGGGACTCCCGGACTTCAAGCCCACACGGCTCAGGCTCGTCACGTCGCTCGACGTCGACGAACTCTCCGCCACGCTCGACTACGTTGCCGAACGCTGGGGCGGATACGACCTCTCGGGGGTCGTCCCGGCTCCCCTCTCCCACGATCTCTGA
- a CDS encoding hemolysin family protein codes for MEILIIVILILLNGIFAMSEMALVSARKSNLEMQARQGSKGARKALKLTKDPDRFLSTIQIGITLIGILTGIYSGDTLAAKFGTQLAALGIPIRTATVIAQVAIVIIVTYLTIIFGELVPKRIGMNAAERAAKIVARPMGFLAAIASPFVWLLAKSTAAMTRLLGIQEAESKVTEAEIRSIIQEGAEDGEVQEVEQQIVGRVFSLGDRTVESIMTHRSEIAWIDVSMTPEQIHEIVAQAPHNRYPVGDGSLDKILGVVYLKDLFLHLTDPGFDIRKLITPGKFFHEEFEVYNALEQLRNEQLGYGIICDEFGVTRGIITLKDIFEALVGELPDPREEPDIVRRDDGSALVDGQCPFYDFLAAFGVEDDFPANAYNTVSGLILDLLGHIPETGEKIEWNAFSFEIVDMDGARIDKILVAFKPVPSEEDKEA; via the coding sequence ATGGAAATTCTCATCATCGTCATCCTGATCCTCCTCAACGGAATCTTCGCCATGTCCGAAATGGCACTCGTCTCCGCCCGGAAGTCAAACCTCGAAATGCAGGCCCGACAGGGAAGCAAAGGTGCCCGAAAAGCACTCAAACTCACGAAAGACCCCGACCGATTCCTCTCCACCATTCAGATCGGAATCACCCTGATCGGAATCCTTACCGGTATCTACTCCGGCGATACCCTCGCCGCCAAGTTCGGTACGCAACTCGCCGCACTCGGCATCCCCATCCGGACCGCAACCGTCATCGCCCAGGTCGCCATCGTCATCATCGTCACCTATCTGACCATCATCTTCGGAGAACTCGTTCCCAAACGGATCGGCATGAATGCCGCCGAACGCGCCGCAAAGATCGTCGCCCGACCCATGGGATTCCTCGCCGCAATCGCTTCGCCCTTCGTCTGGCTCCTCGCAAAAAGCACCGCCGCCATGACCCGCCTGCTGGGAATTCAAGAGGCCGAAAGCAAGGTCACCGAGGCCGAAATCCGCTCCATCATCCAGGAGGGGGCCGAGGACGGCGAAGTCCAGGAGGTCGAACAGCAAATCGTCGGACGCGTATTCTCGCTCGGGGACCGTACCGTCGAGTCGATCATGACCCACCGCAGCGAAATCGCATGGATCGACGTCTCGATGACCCCCGAACAGATTCACGAAATCGTCGCACAGGCGCCGCACAACCGCTATCCCGTCGGCGACGGAAGCCTCGACAAAATCCTCGGCGTGGTCTATCTCAAGGACCTCTTCCTCCATCTCACCGACCCCGGTTTCGATATACGCAAACTGATTACCCCCGGGAAGTTCTTCCACGAGGAGTTCGAAGTCTACAACGCCCTCGAACAACTCCGCAACGAACAACTCGGATACGGAATCATCTGCGACGAATTCGGCGTCACGCGAGGGATCATCACCCTGAAGGATATTTTCGAAGCCCTCGTCGGCGAACTCCCGGACCCCCGCGAAGAGCCCGATATTGTCCGACGGGACGACGGAAGCGCGCTCGTCGACGGGCAGTGCCCGTTCTATGACTTCCTCGCCGCATTCGGCGTCGAGGACGACTTCCCCGCCAATGCCTACAACACCGTCAGCGGACTGATCCTCGACCTGCTCGGGCATATCCCCGAAACAGGCGAAAAAATCGAATGGAACGCATTCTCGTTCGAAATCGTCGACATGGACGGTGCACGCATCGACAAAATCCTCGTCGCCTTCAAACCCGTCCCCTCCGAAGAAGATAAAGAAGCATGA
- a CDS encoding alpha-isopropylmalate synthase regulatory domain-containing protein, producing MQSTVEILDTTLRDGEQTSGVSFNAREKLSIARLLLEELCVNRIEIASARVSQGEERAVRAIAEWAAGRGYTDRIEALGFIDGGVSVEWLWQAGCRVVNLLAKGSRKHCEEQLRRTPAEHLSDVRAEILRASERGMGVNLYLEDWSNGMRHSPDYVYAMLDGLADLPVRRFMCPDTLGVLDPYDTERFCREMTTRYPSLRFDFHAHNDYDLAVANTAAAVRAGFGGVHVTINGLGERAGNAPLSSTVAVLHDRLGCRTEIDESKIYRVSRTVESYTGVRIPTNRPIVGANVFTQCAGVHADGDNKNGLYISELLPERFGRVREYALGKTSGKANILKNLEVLGIDLDEAAMRKVTERVVELSDKKELVTLDDLPYIIADVLRYDQTDAPVRILNYSLSLAQGLRPVATLRIEIHGEQYEHTSAGDGQYDAFMRALRLIYREQLGRKFPMLRDYAVSIPPGGRTDAFVQTIITWEWEGRTFRTHGLDADQTEAAIKATVKMLNIIETNHTNHGNQDCTVAR from the coding sequence ATGCAATCCACGGTAGAGATTCTGGATACGACGCTGCGCGACGGCGAACAGACCTCGGGCGTTTCGTTCAACGCCCGGGAGAAGCTGTCGATTGCGCGGCTGCTGCTCGAAGAGCTCTGCGTGAACCGGATCGAGATTGCCTCTGCGCGGGTTTCGCAGGGCGAGGAGCGTGCCGTGCGGGCCATTGCGGAGTGGGCCGCGGGACGGGGATATACGGATCGGATCGAGGCGTTGGGTTTCATCGACGGGGGAGTTTCGGTCGAATGGCTTTGGCAGGCGGGCTGCCGGGTGGTAAACCTGCTGGCCAAGGGTTCGCGGAAACACTGCGAGGAGCAGTTGCGCCGCACGCCGGCCGAGCACCTGTCGGACGTGCGTGCGGAGATCCTGCGGGCCTCGGAGCGGGGGATGGGTGTGAACCTCTACCTCGAAGACTGGTCGAACGGGATGCGCCATTCGCCGGATTACGTCTATGCGATGCTCGACGGGCTGGCGGATCTTCCGGTGCGGCGGTTCATGTGTCCCGACACGCTGGGGGTGCTGGACCCCTATGATACGGAGCGCTTCTGCCGCGAAATGACGACGCGCTACCCGTCGCTTCGTTTCGACTTCCATGCCCACAACGATTACGACCTGGCGGTGGCGAATACGGCCGCTGCGGTTCGAGCGGGCTTCGGGGGCGTTCACGTGACGATCAACGGGTTGGGCGAGCGGGCGGGTAACGCGCCGCTGTCGAGTACGGTGGCGGTTCTTCACGACCGGCTGGGGTGCCGCACGGAGATCGACGAATCGAAAATCTACCGCGTGAGCCGCACGGTGGAGTCCTATACGGGGGTTCGCATCCCGACGAACCGTCCGATCGTGGGCGCGAACGTCTTCACGCAGTGCGCGGGGGTGCACGCCGACGGCGACAACAAGAACGGGCTCTATATCAGCGAACTGCTTCCGGAGCGCTTCGGCCGGGTCCGGGAGTATGCCCTGGGCAAGACCTCGGGGAAGGCGAACATCCTGAAAAACCTCGAAGTGCTGGGCATCGACCTGGACGAGGCGGCGATGCGGAAGGTGACGGAGCGGGTCGTGGAGCTGAGCGACAAGAAGGAGCTGGTGACGCTGGACGACCTTCCGTACATCATTGCGGACGTGCTTCGCTACGACCAGACGGACGCACCGGTTCGGATTCTGAACTACAGCCTGTCGCTGGCACAGGGTTTGCGGCCTGTTGCGACGTTGCGGATCGAAATCCACGGCGAGCAGTACGAGCATACCTCGGCGGGAGACGGACAGTACGACGCCTTCATGCGGGCTTTGCGGTTGATCTACCGCGAGCAGTTGGGCCGGAAGTTCCCGATGCTGCGGGACTACGCGGTCTCGATTCCGCCGGGCGGGCGGACGGACGCCTTCGTGCAGACGATCATCACGTGGGAGTGGGAGGGGCGCACGTTCCGCACGCACGGACTGGACGCCGACCAGACGGAGGCGGCGATCAAGGCGACGGTCAAAATGTTGAATATCATCGAAACAAACCATACGAATCATGGAAATCAAGATTGCACTGTTGCCCGGTGA
- the obgE gene encoding GTPase ObgE, translating into MAGSNFVDYVKIFARSGHGGAGSAHFRREKFVAFGGPDGGDGGKGGSVVLVGDKQYWTLIHLKYQRHQFAEDGENGSGARSSGKDAKDIVIPVPLGTVARRVVELEDGTTALEPVGEVTEDGERLVLLKGGRGGLGNWHFKSATNQTPRYAQPGEEGDEGAFVLELKVLADVGLVGFPNAGKSTLLSVVSAAKPKIANYAFTTLEPNLGIVEVRDHKSFVMADIPGIIEGAHEGRGLGTRFLRHIERNSVLLFMIPADSGNIRRDYEILLGELTQYNPELLDKERLLAITKCDMLDDELMAEMRSHLPEGVPSVFISSVSGLNIQTLKDMLWEALQR; encoded by the coding sequence ATGGCAGGATCGAATTTCGTGGATTACGTCAAGATTTTCGCCCGTTCGGGGCACGGCGGAGCGGGCTCGGCACACTTCCGTCGCGAGAAGTTCGTGGCCTTCGGGGGGCCGGACGGCGGCGACGGCGGCAAGGGGGGCAGCGTCGTGCTGGTGGGCGACAAACAGTACTGGACGCTGATCCACCTGAAATACCAGCGCCACCAGTTCGCCGAAGATGGCGAGAACGGCTCCGGGGCGCGCTCTTCGGGCAAGGATGCGAAGGACATCGTGATTCCGGTGCCGCTGGGCACGGTGGCTCGGCGCGTGGTGGAGCTGGAGGACGGCACGACGGCACTCGAACCGGTAGGGGAGGTGACCGAAGACGGTGAACGCCTCGTCCTGTTGAAAGGGGGCCGTGGCGGCCTCGGAAACTGGCATTTCAAGAGCGCCACGAACCAGACCCCGCGCTACGCCCAGCCGGGCGAGGAGGGCGACGAAGGGGCCTTCGTGCTGGAGCTGAAGGTGCTGGCGGACGTCGGGCTGGTGGGGTTCCCGAATGCGGGGAAATCGACCCTGCTGTCGGTGGTCTCGGCCGCGAAGCCCAAGATTGCGAACTACGCCTTCACGACGCTGGAGCCGAACCTGGGGATCGTCGAGGTGCGCGACCACAAGTCGTTCGTGATGGCCGACATCCCGGGCATCATCGAGGGTGCGCACGAGGGCCGGGGGCTTGGAACGCGCTTTCTGCGGCATATCGAACGCAATTCGGTGTTGCTGTTCATGATTCCGGCCGACAGCGGGAATATCCGCCGGGACTATGAGATCCTGCTCGGCGAGCTGACGCAGTACAACCCGGAACTGCTGGACAAGGAACGGCTGCTGGCCATTACGAAATGCGACATGCTGGATGACGAATTGATGGCCGAGATGCGGTCGCACCTGCCGGAGGGTGTCCCGTCGGTTTTCATCTCTTCGGTTTCGGGCCTGAATATCCAGACCCTGAAAGACATGCTTTGGGAGGCGCTGCAACGGTAG
- a CDS encoding DUF5689 domain-containing protein → MKNFRNLLHRTLAALLVFLAGACMAACYDSGFGSPGKTENAGPVSETIANIRSRYLGVPFAIASDISVRGTVTSSDAAENFYRTICIEENSAALEIMAGIDRLHNDFPVGCRVTLHLKGLTAAESRGVLQIGNPSAPGSGYDTDYIGSKAALDNVLSRDSETLCPIDPARLSIPELTPERCGTLVRIDRLRYLPEEITTSAWAGYKQFSDESGNTIYTYVRTYAAFAGKEVPTETVALVGILQYDEAGEGRYILKLRDENDCIR, encoded by the coding sequence ATGAAAAATTTCCGAAACTTGTTGCATCGAACCCTTGCGGCGCTCCTGGTCTTCCTGGCCGGAGCCTGTATGGCTGCGTGTTATGACTCCGGATTCGGATCTCCCGGCAAAACGGAGAACGCAGGGCCCGTATCGGAAACCATCGCCAACATCAGAAGCCGATACCTCGGCGTGCCTTTCGCCATTGCCTCGGACATCTCGGTCCGCGGAACCGTCACCAGCTCCGATGCCGCAGAAAACTTCTACCGCACGATCTGCATCGAAGAGAATAGCGCAGCCCTCGAAATCATGGCCGGAATCGACCGGCTGCACAACGATTTCCCGGTCGGATGCCGCGTGACCCTCCACTTGAAGGGACTTACCGCTGCCGAAAGCCGCGGGGTCCTCCAGATAGGGAACCCGTCCGCTCCCGGTAGCGGATACGATACCGACTACATCGGCTCGAAGGCCGCACTGGACAACGTGCTCTCCCGCGACTCCGAAACCCTCTGCCCCATCGATCCCGCCCGCCTCTCGATCCCCGAACTCACACCCGAACGTTGCGGAACCCTCGTGCGGATCGACCGCCTCCGCTATCTCCCCGAAGAGATCACGACCTCCGCATGGGCCGGATACAAACAATTCTCGGATGAATCCGGAAACACCATCTACACCTATGTCCGTACCTATGCCGCATTCGCGGGAAAAGAGGTCCCCACGGAAACCGTCGCCCTGGTCGGAATCCTGCAGTACGACGAGGCCGGGGAGGGTCGGTACATCCTCAAACTGCGCGATGAAAACGATTGTATCCGTTAG